From Erigeron canadensis isolate Cc75 chromosome 8, C_canadensis_v1, whole genome shotgun sequence, one genomic window encodes:
- the LOC122580530 gene encoding GEM-like protein 4: MDHRFPKHVTGVPMKSTKRLLPSEPYNQPHYPVSSKMYSIDREGSLNVLRNKNQVSSKPKFFEIMKHNLSNGAKIVQFASQDKIFKKNFSVKEGEKLLQTSQCYLYTTAGAIAGLLFVSTERVAFCSDRSVATYSTSGKLLKFQYKVSIPLTKIKGVLEAKNMKRPSNSYVELATVDDFSFWFMGFINIKKTLKDTSIRQSVWTTYSIDVEE, encoded by the exons ATGGATCACAGATTCCCAAAACATGTTACCGGAGTACCGATGAAATCAACAAAGAGACTACTACCGTCTGAACCTTATAATCAACCCCATTATCCTGTTTCTTCAAAGATGTATAGCATAGACAGAGAAGGCAGTTTAAATGTCCTGAGAAATAAAAATCAAG TGAGTTCAAAAccaaagttttttgaaatcatGAAACACAACTTAAGTAATGGTGCCAAAATCGTTCAATTTGCCAGCCAAGATAAAATCTTTAAGAAAAACTTCAGTGTTAAAGAAGGAGAGAAACTGTTGCAGACTTCCCAATGCTACTTATACACTACAGCCGGTGCAATTGCAGGGCTTCTATTTGTGTCTACAGAAAGGGTTGCATTTTGCAGTGATAGGTCCGTTGCAACATATTCCACTTCTGGCAAGCTGTTAAAGTTCCAATATAAG GTGTCAATACCATTAACTAAGATTAAAGGAGTACTAGAAGCCAAGAATATGAAGAGGCCATCCAACAGCTACGTGGAGCTAGCAACCGTTGATGATTTCAGTTTCTGGTTTATGGGCTTCataaatattaagaaaacattAAAAGATACCTCCATCAGGCAATCGGTCTGGACTACTTACTCAATTGACGTTGAAGAATGA
- the LOC122580261 gene encoding putative GEM-like protein 8, which yields MDQRLLNHVIGVPVESTRGLLSSKPYNQPHYPVAATHWESNGSFGPKLIKIVKQKLSNGARIVQFGSQGKTFRKNFSIKEGEKLLQTSQCYLYTTAGAIAGLLFVSTERVAFCSNKSIKTYSTTGELLKFQYKVSIPLSKIKGAHEIKNMKRPSNNYVELVTVDDFNFWFMGFGNSKKTLRYLHPAN from the exons ATGGATCAAAGATTATTAAACCATGTAATTGGAGTCCCTGTGGAATCAACAAGGGGACTATTATCATCTAAACCTTATAATCAACCCCATTACCCTGTTGCTGCAACTCATTGGGAGAGCAATG GGAGTTTTGGACCCAAACTAATTAAAATCGTGAAGCAAAAGTTAAGTAACGGGGCTAGAATTGTTCAATTTGGCAGCCAAGGTAAAACCTTTAGGAAAAACTTCAGTATCAAAGAGGGAGAGAAACTACTGCAGACTTCCCAATGCTATTTATACACTACAGCAGGTGCCATAGCAGGGCTCCTATTTGTTTCTACAGAAAGAGTTGCATTTTGCAGCAATAAGTCCATTAAAACATATTCTACGACAGGCGAGCTGCTAAAGTTTCAATATAAG GTCTCAATCCCATTATCTAAGATAAAAGGAGCACATGAAATCAAGAATATGAAGAGACCATCTAACAACTATGTGGAACTAGTGACCGTAGACGATTTCAACTTCTGGTTTATGGGCTTTGGAAATTCTAAAAAGACGTTAAGATACCTCCATCCTGCGAACTGA
- the LOC122578617 gene encoding F-box/LRR-repeat protein 3, producing MDNKINQKHVEDDNNNDKNIYCCINDRLRDDELRAVLCKLESDKDKEIFGLVCKKWLYLQSTERKKLCARAGPHMLRKMAARFTRLKDLDLSQSASRSFYPGVTDSDLSVIASGFTALRMLKLQNCKGITDSGMAAIGSGLSSLHSLDVSYCRKLTDKGLSAVAEGCHDLKSLHLAGCRFVTDILLESLSKNCRSLEELGLQGCTNITDVGVIALVNGCKHLKHLDVNKCTNIGDIGISTIAEACSTSLKTLKLLDCYKLGDKSIFTVANLCKNLETLVIGGCRDLSSESITSLSASTQSLRILRMDWCLNVSDESLNRILSQCTCLEVLDIGCCEEVTDAAFEALRNEGFELGLKVLKISNCPKITVSGISMVLESCRSLEYLDVRSCPHITKAGCDEAGLIFPESCKVNYTGSLVEPDVLI from the exons ATGGATAAtaaaatcaaccaaaaacatGTAGAAGAtgataacaataatgataaaaatatatattgctgTATAAATGATAGATTAAGAGATGATGAACTGAGAGCAGTTTTATGTAAACTTGAATCAGATAAGGATAAGGAAATATTTGGTCTTGTTTGTAAGAAATGGTTGTATCTTCAAAGCACAGAAAGGAAGAAGCTTTGTGCACGTGCAGGCCCACATATGCTTCGAAAGATGGCTGCAAGATTCACTCGCCTTAAAGATCTTGATCTGAGTCAGTCAGCATCAAGATCTTTTTATCCTGGTGTTACTGATTCAGATCTCTCTGTTATTGCTTCTGGGTTTACTGCTTTGAGGATGCTCAAGCTTCAGAATTGTAAAG GTATCACCGATTCTGGAATGGCAGCCATTGGATCTGGTCTGTCATCTCTGCACTCATTAGATGTCTCATACTGTAGGAAGCTAACGGATAAAGGATTATCAGCTGTTGCAGAGGGTTGCCATGACCTGAAAAGCTTACATCTTGCTGGTTGCCGCTTTGTTACGGACATCCTTTTAGAATCTCTATCTAAAAACTGTCGTAGTTTAGAAGAACTGGGTTTGCAAGGTTGCACCAACATTACTGACGTTGGAGTCATAGCTCTAGTTAACGGATGTAAACACCTAAAGCATTTGGATGTAAACAAATGTACTAATATCGGAGATATTGGAATATCCACCATTGCAGAAGCTTGCTCAACGTCCCTGAAAACATTAAAGTTGCTCGATTGTTATAAACTTGGAGACAAATCTATATTCACTGTTGCTAATCTCTGCAAAAATCTTGAGACTCTGGTAATTGGAGGCTGTCGGGATTTATCCAGTGAATCAATAACATCACTGTCTGCTTCTACTCAAAGTCTCAGGATCTTAAGAATGGATTGGTGTTTAAATGTTTCAGATGAGTCATTAAATCGCATTCTTTCACAATGCACTTGTCTAGAGGTTCTTGATATTGGCTGCTGTGAGGAGGTGACAGATGCTGCTTTTGAGGCATTGAGGAATGAGGGGTTTGAGTTGGGTTTGAAGGTTTTGAAAATCAGCAATTGTCCAAAGATTACTGTGTCGGGAATAAGTATGGTTTTGGAGTCATGCAGGTCACTGGAATATCTTGATGTGCGGTCATGTCCTCATATTACTAAAGCCGGTTGTGATGAAGCTGGACTGATATTTCCTGAATCTTGTAAGGTGAATTATACTGGGAGTTTAGTGGAGCCCGatgtattaatttaa
- the LOC122578640 gene encoding transmembrane protein 53, with amino-acid sequence MGSLSGLQRPVVAASAVALASVSTDIRDKVWPSTPVDYYISSEQSNGCTSDSSSVMKWARVLDMSVSRSFVTSSIPVPKFRFPSIDIGNNHLSNNMASNVASFPSLVNAYRSAELVKAPRPVDYVSSLPNVASTDVVYRWHLPHPNAIDLSEKSKMVVVLLGWLGAKQKHLKKYADWYTSKGFHVITFTFPMSEVLSYQVGGKAEQHVDSLANHLAEWLEDECEKNLVFHTFSNTGWLIYGAMLEKFQRQDNSLMGRIKGCIVDSAPVAAADSQVWASGFSAAFLKKNSIASKGYRNAHDIAAKPAMSEAALLVILEKFFDVILNLPAVHKRLSNVLLQLKFGQPSCPQLYIYSSADKVIPAGSVESFIEGQQRTGRVVRSCNFKSTPHVDHFRHEPELYTTQLSQFFKECVLNSCRQN; translated from the exons ATGGGTTCATTGTCTGGTCTTCAAAGACCGGTTGTTGCAGCCTCTGCTGTTGCATTAGCTTCTGTTTCTACTGATATTCGTGACAAAGTCTGGCCTTCTACCCCGGTGGATTATTATATTTCATCAGAACAGTCGAACGGATGTACTTCAGATTCGAGTAGTGTTATGAAATGGGCACGGGTATTGGATATGAGCGTCTCTAGGTCTTTTGTGACTAGTTCAATACCTGTTCCCAAATTTAGATTCCCCTCGATTGATATAGGCAATAATCATCTTTCAAATAACATGGCTTCTAATGTTGCATCTTTTCCTTCTTTGGTTAACGCATATCGGTCAGCAGAGTTGGTAAAAGCTCCTAGACCCGTCGACTATGTTTCTTCTCTACCTAACGTGGCGTCTACGGATGTGGTTTATAGATGGCATCTGCCACATCCTAATGCCATTGATTTATCCGAAAAGTCTAAGATGGTAGTGGTTTTACTTGGGTGGTTAGGTGCTAAACAGAAGCACCTTAAGAAATATGCTGATTGGTATACCTCCAAAGGATTTCATGTGATTACCTTTACATTTCCAATGAGCGAGGTGTTAAGCTATCAGGTTGGAGGGAAAGCCGAACAACACGTAGATTCACTTGCAAACCATCTTGCTGAATGGTTGGAAGACGAGTGTGAAAAGAATTTGGTTTTCCACACATTTAGTAATACAGGATGGCTAAT ATATGGAGCTATGTTGGAGAAGTTTCAGAGGCAAGACAATTCTTTAATGGGAAGAATTAAGGGATGTATTGTGGATTCTGCACCAGTCGCCGCCGCAGATTCACAG GTTTGGGCTTCTGGATTCTCTGCTGCTTTTCTGAAGAAGAACAGTATTGCATCAAAAGGTTATAGAAATGCACACGACATTGCTGCCAAACCAGCAATGAGCGAAGCAGCTCTATTAGTGATTCTGGAGAAGTTCTTTGACGTGATTTTAAATTTGCCCGCAGTTCACAA GAGGCTCTCAAATGTATTATTACAACTGAAATTTGGACAACCAAGCTGTCCacagttgtatatatatagcagCGCGGACAAAGTCATTCCTGCAGGATCAGTGGAGTCTTTCATAGAGGGACAGCAGAGAACGGGGCGTGTGGTCAGGTCATGCAACTTTAAATCAACACCACATGTTGATCATTTTAGGCATGAACCCGAGTTGTACACTACTCAGCTCTCACAGTTTTTCAAGGAGTGTGTGCTTAACTCTTGCAGACAAAATTGA
- the LOC122579207 gene encoding transcription factor SRM1-like, with amino-acid sequence MMDSKWRREQDLAFENALVANDHPEEKEGSKDWWDNIASKVPGKSVEQVKHHYELLLDDLDRIESGVVPLPCYTATSSAHHSSYFGCDHDGTSNDNYKSKASKADQERRKGVPWTEDEHRLFLVGLEEYGKGDWRSISRKHVLTRTPTQVASHAQKYFIRLNSINRERKRSSIHDITNGDTSLAPKAAITGQTNTSSVGKPSKPNHG; translated from the exons atgatggatTCCAAATGGAGAAGAGAACAGGATTTGGCTTTTGAGAATGCTTTGGTTGCAAATGATCATCCTGAAGAAAAAGAGGGTTCAAAAGATTGGTGGGATAATATTGCCTCCAAAGTTCCAGGAAAATCGGTAGAACAAGTTAAGCATCACTATGAGTTGTTACTTGATGATTTGGACCGTATTGAGTCCGGTGTAGTTCCCCTGCCTTGCTATACAGCCACCTCTTCTGCTCAtcattcatcatattttggttgTGATCATGATGGAACCAGCAATGACAATTATAAAAGTAAGGCTTCCAAAGCAGATCAGGAGCGTCGTAAAGGTGTTCCTTGGACCGAGGATGAACACAG GCTATTTCTTGTTGGTTTGGAAGAATATGGGAAAGGCGATTGGAGAAGTATATCCAGGAAACATGTGTTAACAAGAACACCCACTCAAGTTGCAAGTCATGCCCAAAAGTATTTCATCCGCTTGAATTCAATCAACAGAGAAAGGAAGCGATCAAGCATTCATGATATTACTAACGGGGACACATCATTAGCTCCTAAAGCTGCAATCACGGGTCAAACAAACACTTCTTCTGTAGGTAAACCAAGCAAACCAAATCATGGTTAA
- the LOC122579048 gene encoding replication factor C subunit 3 isoform X1, with protein sequence MAEVMEIDDDTLSPPPKNNKGKSIITSPPAHTKATPWVEKFRPQSLADVAAHRDIIDTIDRLTSENKMPHLLLYGPPGTGKTSTILAVARKLFGSQMHNMVLELNASDERGIDVVRQQIQDFASTQSFSFGAKASVKLVLLDEADAMTKDAQFALRRVIERYTKSTRFALICNNVNKIIPALQSRCTRFRFAPLDAVHVNERLKHVITAEGLDVTEDGLTALVRLSNGDMRKSLNILQSTHMASQQITEEAVYLCTGNPLPKDIEQISYWLLNEPFSDSFQKISHMKATKGLALVDIVREVTMFVFRIKMPSDVRVQLINDLADIEYRLSFGCNDKLQLGSVISTFTRARTALVAAAK encoded by the exons ATGGCGGAAGTGATGGAAATCGATGACGACACTCTATCCCCACCGCCCAAAAACAACAAGGGCAAATCCATAATCACTTCCCCACCGGCCCACACTAAAGCCACTCCATGGGTCGAAAAATTCCGCCCCCAATCTCTCGCCGACGTCGCCGCTCATCGCGATATCATCGATACAA TTGACAGGCTTACCAGTGAAAACAAAATGCCCCATTTGTTACTTTACGGACCCCCCGGAACCGGAAAGACGTCTACCATCCTTGCTGTTGCCAGAAAGCTGTTCGGGAGTCAGATGCATAATATGGTTTTGGAGCTTAATGCTTCTGATGAACGTGGGATTGATGTTGTTAGACAACAAATTCAAGATTTTGCTAGTACTCAAAGCTTTTCTTTTGG TGCTAAAGCCTCGGTAAAACTGGTTCTTTTGGATGAGGCAGATGCAATGACGAAGGATGCACAATTTGCTCTTCGTCGag TGATTGAGAGATACACGAAAAGCACCAGGTTTGCACTTATCTGTAACAATGTAAACAAGATTATTCCAGCACTGCAGTCAAGATGCACTAGATTTCGGTTTGCTCCCTTGGATGCTGTCCATGTCAATGAGCGACTTAAACATGTTATTACTGCCGAAGG GCTTGATGTGACGGAAGACGGATTAACAGCTCTTGTACGGCTTAGCAATGGTGATATGAGGAAGTCTTTGAACATTTTGCAG TCAACACATATGGCTTCTCAGCAGATAACTGAAGAAGCTGTCTATCTCTGCACTGGCAATCCATTGCCCAAGGATATTGAGCAAATATCATACTGGCTACTGAATGAGCCATTTTCGGATAGCTTTCAAA AAATATCCCATATGAAGGCAACAAAAGGTTTGGCTTTAGTGGACATTGTAAGAGAAGTAACTAT GTTTGTTTTTAGAATCAAGATGCCTTCGGATGTTAGAGTCCAGCTGATCAATGACTTGGCTGATATCGA GTACAGATTGAGTTTTGGGTGCAATGACAAGTTGCAACTGGGGTCTGTGATTTCTACTTTTACCCGAGCTAGAACCGCACTTGTTGCTGCAGCAAAATAG
- the LOC122579048 gene encoding replication factor C subunit 3 isoform X2: MAEVMEIDDDTLSPPPKNNKGKSIITSPPAHTKATPWVEKFRPQSLADVAAHRDIIDTIDRLTSENKMPHLLLYGPPGTGKTSTILAVARKLFGSQMHNMVLELNASDERGIDVVRQQIQDFASTQSFSFGAKASVKLVLLDEADAMTKDAQFALRRVIERYTKSTRFALICNNVNKIIPALQSRCTRFRFAPLDAVHVNERLKHVITAEGLDVTEDGLTALVRLSNGDMRKSLNILQSTHMASQQITEEAVYLCTGNPLPKDIEQISYWLLNEPFSDSFQKISHMKATKGLALVDIVREVTMFVFRIKMPSDVRIYLYLTSKF, encoded by the exons ATGGCGGAAGTGATGGAAATCGATGACGACACTCTATCCCCACCGCCCAAAAACAACAAGGGCAAATCCATAATCACTTCCCCACCGGCCCACACTAAAGCCACTCCATGGGTCGAAAAATTCCGCCCCCAATCTCTCGCCGACGTCGCCGCTCATCGCGATATCATCGATACAA TTGACAGGCTTACCAGTGAAAACAAAATGCCCCATTTGTTACTTTACGGACCCCCCGGAACCGGAAAGACGTCTACCATCCTTGCTGTTGCCAGAAAGCTGTTCGGGAGTCAGATGCATAATATGGTTTTGGAGCTTAATGCTTCTGATGAACGTGGGATTGATGTTGTTAGACAACAAATTCAAGATTTTGCTAGTACTCAAAGCTTTTCTTTTGG TGCTAAAGCCTCGGTAAAACTGGTTCTTTTGGATGAGGCAGATGCAATGACGAAGGATGCACAATTTGCTCTTCGTCGag TGATTGAGAGATACACGAAAAGCACCAGGTTTGCACTTATCTGTAACAATGTAAACAAGATTATTCCAGCACTGCAGTCAAGATGCACTAGATTTCGGTTTGCTCCCTTGGATGCTGTCCATGTCAATGAGCGACTTAAACATGTTATTACTGCCGAAGG GCTTGATGTGACGGAAGACGGATTAACAGCTCTTGTACGGCTTAGCAATGGTGATATGAGGAAGTCTTTGAACATTTTGCAG TCAACACATATGGCTTCTCAGCAGATAACTGAAGAAGCTGTCTATCTCTGCACTGGCAATCCATTGCCCAAGGATATTGAGCAAATATCATACTGGCTACTGAATGAGCCATTTTCGGATAGCTTTCAAA AAATATCCCATATGAAGGCAACAAAAGGTTTGGCTTTAGTGGACATTGTAAGAGAAGTAACTATG TTTGTTTTTAGAATCAAGATGCCTTCGGATGTtagaatatatctatatctcacTAGTAAGTTTTAG
- the LOC122578168 gene encoding superoxide dismutase [Fe] 3, chloroplastic, whose translation MSWSCSSYLCISTSSSSSVRSSNELTRSNSCKLACEYKEQRKKGHDFKTPTSFIAYNGLRPTSFKLDIGQRRKSHVLNKPNNIYAYYSLKPPSYNFDALEPYMSQRTLEVHWGEHHRGYVERLNKFLEKDDIMYGYTLDELIRITYNNGNPLPEFNVAAQVWNHDFFWESMQPGGGNLPILGLLKQIEKDFGSFSNFREEFIETAVTLFGSGWVWLVLKRNERRLAIATTTNAITPIVWDDIPLLSLDMWEHAYYLDYKNDKARYANTFMDHLVSWNAALARMARAQAFVNLGEPKIPVA comes from the exons ATGAGTTGGTCATGTAGTAGCTATCTTTGCATATCAACTTCAAGTTCTAGCTCTGTTAGAAGTTCCAATGAACTTACAAGGTCTAATAGCTGCAAGTTGGCTTGTGAG TATAAGGAGCAAAGAAAAAAAGGTCATGACTTCAAAACCCCAACAAGTTTTATTGCTTACAATGGTTTGAGACCAACATCTTTTAAGCTT GATATAGGTCAAAGAAGGAAAAGTCATGTCTTGAATAAGCCAAACAACATCTATGCTTATTATAGCTTGAAACCTCCATCTTATAATTTC GATGCTCTGGAGCCATATATGAGTCAAAGGACTCTTGAGGTGCACTGGGGAGAGCATCACCGTGGTTATGTTGAAAGGTTGAATAAGTTCTTAGAGAAAGACGATATAATGTACGGATACACATTGGATGAATTGATCAGAATAACATACAACAATGGAAATCCATTACCAGAATTTAATGTTGCTGCTCAG GTCTGGAATCATGATTTCTTCTGGGAATCCATGCAACCAGGAGGTGGTAACTTACCGATATTGGGTCTCCTTAAGCAGATTGAAAAGGATTTTGGCTCCTTCTCAAATTTCAGAGAAGAGTTCATTGAAACTGCCGTCACATTATTTGGCTCTGGCTGGGTTTGGCTTGTTT TAAAGCGGAATGAGAGACGACTCGCAATAGCTACAACAACGAATGCTATAACTCCAATTGTTTGGGACGATATT CCTCTTCTTAGTTTGGATATGTGGGAG CATGCTTATTATCTGGATTATAAG AATGACAAAGCCCGGTATGCCAACACTTTCATGGACCATCTTGTATCTTGGAATGCGGCTTTGGCTCGCATGGCTCGTGCACAGGCTTTTGTAAATTTAGGAGAACCCAAGATTCCAGTTGCTTag
- the LOC122579385 gene encoding katanin p80 WD40 repeat-containing subunit B1 homolog KTN80.4-like — translation MASTKRAYKLQEFVAHESSVNCLKIGRKSSRVLVTGGEDHKVNLWAIGKPNPILSLSGHSSGIDSVSFDSSEDMVAAGAASGTIKLWDLDEAKIVRTLTGHRSNCISLDFHPFGEFFASGSLDTNLKIWDIRRKGCIHTYKGHTRGVNAIRFTPDGRWVVSGGEDNSVKLWDLTAGKLLHDFKFHEGQVQCIEFHPNEFLMATGSADKTVKFWDLETLELIGSAGPETSGVRCMQFNPDGRTLLCGLNESLKVFSWEPIRTHDAVDVGWSKLLDLNMHEGKLLACSYNQSCVGVWVVDISITEPNKVSKINGRQEQMPNSSGNASVLTENTPKTSSGRLSISQSSDPIVKETKSLGRLSVTQNSELTNKDSKTFSSTGNVPQKMYPNIVQKISPTGSISSPSAPAVLKRSGAKSQSTQNVSSTFSRLDVAPVIVPRNNVDSRREGLPGRVTPTMVMSKPPDSRKLSNIKDEAEKPPSSVQSVTDASDIDSSRVADGISFNSLKDSAFGKTAKGTGFEDDRCVVSGKPEPNVVTESLPSNQIEIYEGRLPRPVRDTYSMESKRRGRTRTLVSTWDRKERSSYHESLSSRNLPDSVSAVNMLPSSVKQLSEPTKETQPVTEEDALAEIMGRHDQFVSSMQSRLAKLQMIHRCWDRNDIKGAIRAMERMADHAVTADIVSLLTGKIDSITLDICSCLLPLLTSLLDSDMDRHRGVSLELLLKLVRIFGSVIYSSLQASSSVGVDIEAEQRLERCNLCYLELEKVKHSLALLTRRGGSIAKSAHELNLALQEVS, via the exons AGCTTGTCTGGCCATTCAAGTGGAATTGATTCAGTAAGCTTTGATTCTTCTGAAGACATGGTAGCTGCTGGAGCTGCAAGTGGTACTATTAAGTTGTGGGATTTAGACGAGGCAAAAA TTGTTCGCACTCTTACTGGTCATCGATCCAATTGCATATCTTTGGACTTTCATCCGTTTGGGGAGTTTTTTGCTTCTGGGTCCCTGGACACGAATTTAAAGATATGGGATATTAGGCGAAAAGggtgtatacatacatataaggGTCACACACGGGGGGTCAATGCAATAAGATTTACACCTGATGGTCGTTGGGTGGTATCTGGTGGAGAGGACAACAGTGTGAAG CTATGGGATTTAACAGCCGGAAAGCTATTACATGATTTCAAGTTTCATGAAGGCCAGGTCCAATGTATAGAATTTCATCCAAATGAGTTCTTGATGGCCACAG GTTCTGCTGATAAAACTGTTAAATTTTGGGACCTTGAGACCTTGGAACTTATAGGTTCTGCTGGTCCAGAG aCTAGTGGAGTTCGTTGTATGCAATTCAATCCTGATGGGAGAACCCTTCTATGTGGTCTGAATGAAAGTCTGAAG GTGTTTTCATGGGAACCAATCAGAACTCATGATGCTGTGGATGTGGGATGGTCAAAGTTGTTAGATCTTAATATGCATGAAGGGAAGCTTCTCGCCTGTTCTTACAATCAAAGCTGTGTAGGAGTTTGGGTTGTAGATATATCG ATAACTGAACCAAATAAGGTTTCCAAGATTAATGGTCGTCAAGAACAAATGCCCAACTCAAGTGGAAACGCTTCAGTTCTTACTGAGAATACCCCAAAAACCAGTTCAGGCAGGCTATCCATTTCACAAAGTTCAGATCCAATTGTGAAGGAAACAAAATCATTGGGTAGGCTTTCAGTTACTCAAAATTCAGAGCTGACCAACAAGGATTCTAAAACCTTTTCAT CCACAGGAAATGTCCCTCAAAAGATGTATCCAAATATTGTCCAAAAGATCAGCCCAACGGGTTCAATTTCGTCTCCAAGTGCCCCGGCAGTTTTAAAGCGAAGTGGTGCAAAGAGCCAGTCAACACAAAATGTATCATCAACTTTTAGTAGATTAGATGTTGCACCTGTAATTGTGCCTAGAAACAATGTTGATTCAAGAAGAGAAGGTCTTCCTGGAAGAGTGACACCAACAATGGTAATGTCAAAACCTCCAGATTCTCGAAAGCTCTCAAATATAAAGGATGAAGCAGAAAAGCCACCATCTTCTGTGCAGTCTGTGACTGATGCAAGTGACATTGATTCAAGTCGAGTTGCTGATGGAATTAGTTTCAATTCACTGAAAGACTCGGCTTTTGGAAAAACTGCGAAGGGGACAGGCTTTGAAGATGACAGATGCGTGGTTTCTGGAAAGCCAGAACCGAATGTAGTGACAGAGTCACTTCCAAGCAACCAGATTGAAATTT ATGAAGGACGTCTGCCCCGACCAGTTAGAGATACTTACTCTATGGAAAGTAAAAGAAGAG gaagaaCGCGTACACTTGTTTCTACTTGGGACAGGAAAGAAAGGTCTTCTTATCATGAGAGTCTCTCTTCCAGAAATCTCCCTGATAGCGTCTCTGCCGTCAACATGCTACCAAGTTCTGTG AAACAATTATCTGAACCTACTAAGGAAACTCAGCCTGTTACAGAGGAAGATGCTCTTGCAGAGATAATGGGACGACACGATCAGTTTGTATCTTCAATGCAGTCTCGTCTAGCAAAGCTACAG ATGATTCATAGATGCTGGGATAGGAATGATATTAAAGGAGCAATTAGAGCAATGGAGAGAATGGCTGATCATGCT GTAACTGCAGATATAGTGAGCCTTTTGACAGGAAAAATAGACTCCATCACCCTGGATATTTGCTCTTGTCTGCTGCCTCTTCTCACCAGTCTCCTTGATAGTGACATGGATAG GCATCGAGGAGTATCGTTAGAATTGTTGCTTAAGCTGGTGCGGATATTTGGTTCTGTGATTTATTCGTCTTTACAAGCGTCATCCTCTGTTGGTGTTGACATCGAGGCAGAACAAAG GCTGGAACGTTGCAACCTCTGCTATCTAGAGCTTGAAAAGGTCAAGCATTCCTTGGCACTCCTAACCAG AAGGGGCGGATCGATTGCCAAGTCAGCGCATGAGTTGAATCTTGCACTTCAAGAAGTCTCATGA